In Oncorhynchus mykiss isolate Arlee chromosome 1, USDA_OmykA_1.1, whole genome shotgun sequence, the following proteins share a genomic window:
- the LOC110516195 gene encoding uncharacterized protein LOC110516195 isoform X3 — protein sequence MKNDILGLNYPEDSEVKDPLPQIELKAVTRRKVKTKRKTSANRPTVEQSTDTDAAEIDFVDNQNDEDEDEVKKDPLPQMEPDAVKRNKVKTKRTKRNKVEQITDTDAGPSTSVEFSGMTVQGTSHQGQSNECVSRACQTRALDLPPINPDAFNPIIIRFLEKLTEEQWRQLSIGRMDPVMRALLAEMCLEIVRFVSEAILEVIIPAIFRFVRIYSHVSPVSGKSLTESERSSSTNLKVRKRGSSKSSRSCTAKSSSSRNGSQTLLPNTQGDGESISSEPLSDFFGITEDSLLTGVQDSFKESLNNVLCIQREGQVDTQSLSRVIVGEVSKKVNSIISVAIQTPISGRMSPVIFASGGVSSTKVVEEMVSGISNILQMYINGKSVEQSVVLREDGVEVDMTHLTGQVMTALSGTVLNFSNKEENEPDKRELLCVVADHMKRLEACKSPEEMLKQGESNLNIKGTKSSLRLSTQSMDRLLTEEFQTKATESIREIVKRFRGCASCCSGTTLSSPTPRIGEIRDLMIDPEASELVSTFVSDMDNLTQSIRASCSPAQSEQILLENHQSKIWSYTVGCYYDMKNTLKRLLTCPEKGDLASTFVESTKDSFTMVPTLCLDIGHSSNGEADTSDSISCKPLLITSSSMNEQKGQSETPKPLLALKKYLQDQVLLDTAKAIASQVLVLYKTEVMEKFSSSVGECDSEESLEAILFVDGIMSDLNDFTSSCSASPSELLDSEQCLSHLTFPLGLQDSTTNSESTQSLPVINMKKLSSVSFQTKARKAVSEALRSVNPFTNSLLGDSEASKLLDTFVTDVETIVQSMQAHDSENFKMSKVSTLSAARIIYHRFREMLRWFLTPCQDSVKVIDGVTPIHNETLKQAPSESLDSQVTCSSDSLEIQADLQTCTKEVISQILTVYHSEESMEECISSLKGDTEDLSKLLDAVVSQIDVLAASKSYLFVYDYAVNTQDNLHGEINNIEEEASSRSLKSTAFDKLCTEEFQTKASHMAGGILQSGLIGIVNTNLDGRSADICAESSNESDVKILQKSGTPSLFTSSLHTNSAASNIVISITKDLNSFTQMTKMSDASVSGQLERSLSASTLPVSVHNGANVKGKIIWPGTVNLFNNVFTKVKDFFAQQQPVLLDNVVEAPKHAESICRTATSTQMTYSEHEGSQISMVNYSKTLISQTLMTIQRRVSMSERMSTSEKGLLTRSIVGSMLEYVDMVRTDGNEIHRPSSSKSSLSITSAMTRGSQSDFTNSLPGTPVPNEWPVEIYCPIIRSSVIDMSDSSTHSQGSTNYTRQTISAIVDTVMEVIPRKDTEHIATADDVTSFTRRLARLSPRDGLQNFSHELTDKVYELIKSHNTPQALFVPAGKSVSDSILLKLKTGLNASEESREFPSDLVYSFATESIKRLLQQIVFWLPPPSQGSDFCQTVISDGSLQDTSQLIPSSSAISISSSQVYCDTKSLFTNIMVNQVMDTCSVASSSSEELSELMNIINGLSPTDAGTLDSDRPALMTTSRQSSAKSLPRTSLSGSSSTHNGGTVDIQVLGEVESKMDNKDLEMCSVSVYPSTPSAMDSDTHASFDSTSNDYTSLVLLLIVRLLSMITPITLLESSDIGETSRVLTKRILSEFCGTSGLEPTQAYPQNLKIKKIFKAVYKGLLQEFGSEKMLQVAMKSTDYAFDDALVKSLTRELLTKCNEASSSPPSMTQLSSHNALGSDEVGNSGLPTTGRKEKKRGRFSSLCGLNPKCTKKVNKKNHCIPTPSQNQTPAVSETAVRMRTMSCSWLIDGSLLSFFGSCSLVGVFRYESHSPPFFTLQAYE from the exons ATGAAGAATGATATCCTGGGTTTAAACTATCCAGAAGATAGTGAAGTGAAGGATCCCCTGCCTCAGATCGAGCTGAAGGCTGTGACAAGGAGAAAAGTTAAG ACCAAGAGGAAGACCAGTGCCAACAGGCCCACAGTTGAACAGAGCACTGATACTGATGCAGCTGAGATAGATTTTGTTGATAATCAGAatgatgaagatgaggatgaGGTGAAGAAGGatcccctgcctcagatggaGCCGGATGCCGTGAAGAGAAATAAAGTCAAG ACCAAGAGGACCAAGAGAAACAAAGTGGAGCAGATCACTGATACAGATGCAG GTCCCTCTACATCTGTGGAATTCTCTGGGATGACAGTTCAGGGGACATCTCACCAGGGACAATCTAATGAGTGTGTCTCCAGGGCCTGTCAGACCAGGGCTCTTGACCTCCCGCCAATCAATCCGGATGCTTTCAACCCGATTATCATCCGGTTTCTGGAAAAACTTACTGAGGA GCAATGGAGGCAGTTAAGCATTGGCAGGATGGACCCT GTGATGAGGGCATTGCTTGCAGAGATGTGCCTGGAGATTGTGCGGTTTGTATCTGAGGCCATCCTGGAGGTCATCATCCCTGCAATTTTCCGTTTTGTACGGATATACAGCCATGTGTCTCCAGTATCCGGCAAGTCTCTGACAGAATCAGAGAGATCCTCTAGCACAAACCTGAAGGTTCGCAAGAGAGGCAGCAGCAAATCCTCAAGGTCTTGCACGGCCAAATCAAGCTCCTCTCGTAATGG GTCTCAGACATTGTTGCCAAATactcagggagatggtgagtctatTTCATCTGAGCCACTCAGTGACTTTTTTGGGATCACTGAGGACAGTCTCCTCACTGGTGTCCAGGATTCCTTCAAAGAGTCGCTGAACAATGTCCTCTGTATCCAAAGAGAGGGCCAGGTAGACACTCAAAGTCTATCCCGGGTTATTGTTGGAGAAGTGTCAAAGAAAGTCAATTCCATCATCTCTGTGGCCATCCAAACTCCCATCTCTGGGCGAATGTCCCCTGTCATTTTTGCCAGTGGTGGTGTCTCCAGCACCAAGGTGGTTGAGGAGATGGTGTCTGGCATTTCCAACATACTTCAGATGTACATTAATGGGAAGAGTGTTGAGCAGAGTGTTGTTCTCAGAGAGGATGGTGTTGAGGTGGATATGACACATTTAACAGGACAGGTCATGACAGCCCTCAGTGGCACTGTTTTGAACTTCAGCAATAAGGAGGAAAATGAACCCGACAAGAGGGAACTGCTTTGTGTTGTTGCTGACCATATGAAGAGGCTTGAAGCTTGTAAAAGTCCTGAGGAGATGCTAAAACAAGGAGAGAGCAACCTCAATATCAAAGGTACCAAATCTAGTCTTCGTCTGTCAACACAAAGTATGGACAGACTACTCACCGAGGAGTTTCAGACCAAGGCCACTGAATCGATCCGGGAGATCGTTAAAAGATTCAGGGGTTGTGCATCATGTTGTTCTGGCACTACATTATCTAGTCCAACTCCTAGGATAGGTGAGATCAGAGACCTTATGATTGACCCTGAGGCTTCTGAGTTGGTAAGTACCTTTGTTTCAGACATGGACAATCTTACCCAGTCTATCAGGGCATCCTGCTCCCCTGCACAGAGTGAGCAGATCCTTCTTGAAAACCATCAAAGTAAGATCTGGTCTTACACTGTTGGTTGTTACTACGACATGAAAAATACGCTGAAGAGGCTCCTTACCTGTCCAGAAAAAGGGGATCTCGCAAGTACATTTGTGGAGAGCACAAAAGATTCTTTCACAATGGTTCCAACTTTGTGCCTGGACATCGGTCATTCCAGTAATGGTGAGGCTGACACATCGGACTCCATTTCTTGTAAACCACTTTTAATAACCTCCTCATCTATGAATGAACAAAAAGGACAAAGTGAGACCCCAAAACCTCTCTTGGCTCTCAAAAAGTATTTGCAAGACCAAGTTCTCCTTGACACCGCAAAAGCGATTGCCAGCCAGGTTCTAGTCTTGTATAAGACTGAGGTGATGGAGAAGTTCTCATCTTCTGTTGGAGAGTGTGATTCTGAAGAGTCTCTGGAGGCCATTCTATTTGTGGATGGCATCATGTCTGACTTGAATGATTTCACCAGTTCTTGTTCCGCCTCACCATCTGAGTTGTTAGACAGTGAACAATGTCTCTCCCATCTCACTTTTCCACTTGGTCTGCAGGACAGCACCACCAACAGTGAATCTACCCAGAGTCTTCCAGTTATAAATATGAAGAAACTCTCCAGTGTGTCTTTCCAGACAAAGGCTAGAAAGGCAGTGAGTGAAGCTCTGAGATCTGTCAACCCCTTTACAAACAGCTTACTGGGAGACTCGGAAGCATCTAAATTGCTGGACACTTTTGTAACAGATGTGGAGACTATTGTTCAGTCCATGCAGGCACATGACTCTGAAAATTTCAAAATGTCAAAAGTGAGCACCCTTTCTGCTGCTCGTATTATATATCATAGATTTCGAGAAATGCTGAGGTGGTTTCTCACTCCCTGCCAAGACTCTGTAAAGGTCATCGATGGTGTTACACCAATACATAATGAGACTCTCAAACAGGCTCCTAGTGAAAGTTTAGATTCTCAGGTGACTTGTAGTAGTGATTCTCTTGAAATCCAAGCAGACCTTCAAACCTGTACCAAGGAGGTCATTAGTCAGATCCTCACTGTGTATCACTCCGAGGAATCCATGGAGGAATGCATATCTAGCCTAAAAGGAGATACAGAAGACCTGTCCAAGCTTTTGGATGCCGTTGTTTCTCAGATTGACGTCCTTGCCGCCTCCAAATCATATTTATTTGTTTATGACTATGCTGTCAATACACAGGACAATTTGCATGGTGAGATCAACAATATTGAGGAGGAGGCATCCTCTAGAAGTCTTAAATCCACAGCCTTTGACAAACTATGTACTGAGGAGTTTCAAACTAAAGCCTCACATATGGCTGGTGGGATCCTTCAATCAGGGTTAATTGGCATTGTAAATACCAACCTTGATGGTAGAAGTGCAGACATTTGTGCAGAGTCCAGTAATGAAAGTGATGTCAAAATCCTTCAGAAGAGTGGAACTCCATCTTTGTTCACCTCTTCTCTGCACACCAATTCTGCAGCATCCAACATTGTCATAAGCATCACTAAAGACCTTAATAGCTTCACCCAGATGACTAAAATGTCTGATGCTTCAGTGTCTGGCCAGTTAGAGAGATCCCTGTCAGCTTCAACCCTTCCTGTCAGTGTTCACAACGGGGCCAATGTGAAAGGAAAGATCATTTGGCCAGGCACTGTTAACCTGTTCAACAATGTGTTCACCAAGGTCAAGGATTTTTTTGCCCAGCAACAACCGGTCCTCCTAGACAATGTGGTTGAGGCCCCCAAACATGCCGAATCCATATGCAGAACAGCTACTTCTACACAAATGACTTACAGTGAACATGAAGGCAGCCAGATCAGCATGGTAAATTATTCCAAAACCTTAATTAGTCAGACTCTGATGACAATCCAGAGGAGAGTGTCTATGTCAGAGAGGATGAGCACCTCAGAGAAAGGCCTCTTGACTCGTTCCATCGTGGGCTCCATGTTGGAGTATGTTGACATGGTGAGAACTGATGGAAATGAGATACACCGGCCATCCTCCTCAAAGTCCTCCCTGTCCATCACCTCTGCCATGACCAGAGGGTCCCAGAGTGATTTTACAAATTCTCTTCCAGGCACTCCAGTCCCCAATGAGTGGCCTGTTGAAATCTATTGTCCTATCATTAGGAGTTCGGTCATTGATATGAGTGACTCCTCAACTCATTCACAAGGGTCAACAAATTACACAAGGCAAACCATTTCTGCCATAGTTGACACTGTTATGGAGGTCATTCCAAGAAAAGATACGGAACACATAGCAACTGCAGATGATGTCACTTCTTTTACAAGAAGACTTGCGAGACTCAGCCCCAGGGACGGTCTTCAGAACTTCTCACATGAGCTCACTGACAAAGTTTATGAGCTCATAAAAAGTCACAACACCCCCCAGGCTCTTTTTGTGCCAGCTGGCAAGAGCGTGTCTGACTCTATTCTTTTGAAGCTGAAGACAGGATTGAATGCTTCTGAAGAATCCAGGGAGTTTCCATCTGACCTTGTGTACTCCTTTGCTACGGAGTCAATAAAACGTCTGCTACAGCAGATTGTCTTCTGGCTTCCTCCACCATCACAAGGATCCGATTTCTGCCAAACTGTCATCTCTGATGGTTCTCTGCAGGACACAAGTCAGCTTATCCCGAGCTCTTCTGCCATCTCCATTAGTTCCTCACAGGTTTACTGTGACACAAAGAGCCTTTTCACCAATATAATGGTCAATCAGGTCATGGATACCTGTTCTGTGGCCTCCAGTTCATCAGAAGAATTATCAGAGTTGATGAACATAATCAATGGGTTGTCCCCAACTGATGCTGGAACACTTGACTCTGACAGACCGGCTCTCATGACCACTAGCCGTCAGTCTAGTGCCAAATCATTGCCTAGAACCTCTCTGTCTGGCAGCAGCAGCACACACAACGGTGGAACTGTGGATATTCAAGTTTTAGGAGAGGTGGAATCCAAGATGGACAACAAAGATCTGGAGATGTGTAGTGTCTCTGTGTATCCATCAACTCCATCAGCCATGGACTCTGATACACATGCATCATTTGACTCCACTAGCAATGACTACACCTCTTTGGTACTTTTACTGATTGTTAGATTGCTGTCAATGATCACCCCTATCACATTACTGGAATCCTCTGACATTGGTGAAACATCAAGAGTTCTCACAAAGAGGATTCTGTCTGAGTTCTGTGGCACCTCAGGCCTTGAACCAACTCAAGCCTACCCCCAGAATCTGAAAATCAAAAAGATTTTCAAGGCTGTCTACAAGGGGCTTCTTCAAGAATTTGGGTCAGAGAAGATGCTCCAGGTTGCAATGAAGTCAACGGATTATGCATTTGACGATGCCCTGGTCAAATCATTAACTAGGGAACTACTAACTAAATGCAATGAGGCTAGCTCTTCACCTCCCTCCATGACCCAGTTGTCATCACACAATGCACTTGGCAGTGACGAGGTAGGTAATTCTGGGCTTCCAACAACTGGTAGAAaggaaaagaagagaggaagattcagcTCTCTCTGTGGACTCAACCCAAAG TGTACAAAGAAGGTCAACAAGAAGAACCACTGCATTCCAACACCTTCCCAGAACCAGACCCCTGCCGTCAGTGAAACAG CCGTGAGGATGCGGACGATGTCCTGTAGCTGGCTCATTGATGGTTCACTTCTCAGCTTCTTTGGAagttgctccttggttggggtatTCAGGTATGAATCGCATTCACCCCCCTTTTTTACACTGCAAGCATATGAGTGA
- the LOC110516195 gene encoding uncharacterized protein LOC110516195 isoform X1: protein MKNDILGLNYPEDSEVKDPLPQIELKAVTRRKVKTKRKTSANRPTVEQSTDTDAAEIDFVDNQNDEDEDEVKKDPLPQMEPDAVKRNKVKTKRTKRNKVEQITDTDAGPSTSVEFSGMTVQGTSHQGQSNECVSRACQTRALDLPPINPDAFNPIIIRFLEKLTEEQWRQLSIGRMDPVMRALLAEMCLEIVRFVSEAILEVIIPAIFRFVRIYSHVSPVSGKSLTESERSSSTNLKVRKRGSSKSSRSCTAKSSSSRNGSQTLLPNTQGDGESISSEPLSDFFGITEDSLLTGVQDSFKESLNNVLCIQREGQVDTQSLSRVIVGEVSKKVNSIISVAIQTPISGRMSPVIFASGGVSSTKVVEEMVSGISNILQMYINGKSVEQSVVLREDGVEVDMTHLTGQVMTALSGTVLNFSNKEENEPDKRELLCVVADHMKRLEACKSPEEMLKQGESNLNIKGTKSSLRLSTQSMDRLLTEEFQTKATESIREIVKRFRGCASCCSGTTLSSPTPRIGEIRDLMIDPEASELVSTFVSDMDNLTQSIRASCSPAQSEQILLENHQSKIWSYTVGCYYDMKNTLKRLLTCPEKGDLASTFVESTKDSFTMVPTLCLDIGHSSNGEADTSDSISCKPLLITSSSMNEQKGQSETPKPLLALKKYLQDQVLLDTAKAIASQVLVLYKTEVMEKFSSSVGECDSEESLEAILFVDGIMSDLNDFTSSCSASPSELLDSEQCLSHLTFPLGLQDSTTNSESTQSLPVINMKKLSSVSFQTKARKAVSEALRSVNPFTNSLLGDSEASKLLDTFVTDVETIVQSMQAHDSENFKMSKVSTLSAARIIYHRFREMLRWFLTPCQDSVKVIDGVTPIHNETLKQAPSESLDSQVTCSSDSLEIQADLQTCTKEVISQILTVYHSEESMEECISSLKGDTEDLSKLLDAVVSQIDVLAASKSYLFVYDYAVNTQDNLHGEINNIEEEASSRSLKSTAFDKLCTEEFQTKASHMAGGILQSGLIGIVNTNLDGRSADICAESSNESDVKILQKSGTPSLFTSSLHTNSAASNIVISITKDLNSFTQMTKMSDASVSGQLERSLSASTLPVSVHNGANVKGKIIWPGTVNLFNNVFTKVKDFFAQQQPVLLDNVVEAPKHAESICRTATSTQMTYSEHEGSQISMVNYSKTLISQTLMTIQRRVSMSERMSTSEKGLLTRSIVGSMLEYVDMVRTDGNEIHRPSSSKSSLSITSAMTRGSQSDFTNSLPGTPVPNEWPVEIYCPIIRSSVIDMSDSSTHSQGSTNYTRQTISAIVDTVMEVIPRKDTEHIATADDVTSFTRRLARLSPRDGLQNFSHELTDKVYELIKSHNTPQALFVPAGKSVSDSILLKLKTGLNASEESREFPSDLVYSFATESIKRLLQQIVFWLPPPSQGSDFCQTVISDGSLQDTSQLIPSSSAISISSSQVYCDTKSLFTNIMVNQVMDTCSVASSSSEELSELMNIINGLSPTDAGTLDSDRPALMTTSRQSSAKSLPRTSLSGSSSTHNGGTVDIQVLGEVESKMDNKDLEMCSVSVYPSTPSAMDSDTHASFDSTSNDYTSLVLLLIVRLLSMITPITLLESSDIGETSRVLTKRILSEFCGTSGLEPTQAYPQNLKIKKIFKAVYKGLLQEFGSEKMLQVAMKSTDYAFDDALVKSLTRELLTKCNEASSSPPSMTQLSSHNALGSDEVGNSGLPTTGRKEKKRGRFSSLCGLNPKCTKKVNKKNHCIPTPSQNQTPAVSETDYACPPHNPTANTTPYTWSVVVRPVGHTAKFSKTALKAAYAIVKDQESCQTESVCSTKKKPRKRSLISRMFSAIGKAFSSPFTSCYKKKST, encoded by the exons ATGAAGAATGATATCCTGGGTTTAAACTATCCAGAAGATAGTGAAGTGAAGGATCCCCTGCCTCAGATCGAGCTGAAGGCTGTGACAAGGAGAAAAGTTAAG ACCAAGAGGAAGACCAGTGCCAACAGGCCCACAGTTGAACAGAGCACTGATACTGATGCAGCTGAGATAGATTTTGTTGATAATCAGAatgatgaagatgaggatgaGGTGAAGAAGGatcccctgcctcagatggaGCCGGATGCCGTGAAGAGAAATAAAGTCAAG ACCAAGAGGACCAAGAGAAACAAAGTGGAGCAGATCACTGATACAGATGCAG GTCCCTCTACATCTGTGGAATTCTCTGGGATGACAGTTCAGGGGACATCTCACCAGGGACAATCTAATGAGTGTGTCTCCAGGGCCTGTCAGACCAGGGCTCTTGACCTCCCGCCAATCAATCCGGATGCTTTCAACCCGATTATCATCCGGTTTCTGGAAAAACTTACTGAGGA GCAATGGAGGCAGTTAAGCATTGGCAGGATGGACCCT GTGATGAGGGCATTGCTTGCAGAGATGTGCCTGGAGATTGTGCGGTTTGTATCTGAGGCCATCCTGGAGGTCATCATCCCTGCAATTTTCCGTTTTGTACGGATATACAGCCATGTGTCTCCAGTATCCGGCAAGTCTCTGACAGAATCAGAGAGATCCTCTAGCACAAACCTGAAGGTTCGCAAGAGAGGCAGCAGCAAATCCTCAAGGTCTTGCACGGCCAAATCAAGCTCCTCTCGTAATGG GTCTCAGACATTGTTGCCAAATactcagggagatggtgagtctatTTCATCTGAGCCACTCAGTGACTTTTTTGGGATCACTGAGGACAGTCTCCTCACTGGTGTCCAGGATTCCTTCAAAGAGTCGCTGAACAATGTCCTCTGTATCCAAAGAGAGGGCCAGGTAGACACTCAAAGTCTATCCCGGGTTATTGTTGGAGAAGTGTCAAAGAAAGTCAATTCCATCATCTCTGTGGCCATCCAAACTCCCATCTCTGGGCGAATGTCCCCTGTCATTTTTGCCAGTGGTGGTGTCTCCAGCACCAAGGTGGTTGAGGAGATGGTGTCTGGCATTTCCAACATACTTCAGATGTACATTAATGGGAAGAGTGTTGAGCAGAGTGTTGTTCTCAGAGAGGATGGTGTTGAGGTGGATATGACACATTTAACAGGACAGGTCATGACAGCCCTCAGTGGCACTGTTTTGAACTTCAGCAATAAGGAGGAAAATGAACCCGACAAGAGGGAACTGCTTTGTGTTGTTGCTGACCATATGAAGAGGCTTGAAGCTTGTAAAAGTCCTGAGGAGATGCTAAAACAAGGAGAGAGCAACCTCAATATCAAAGGTACCAAATCTAGTCTTCGTCTGTCAACACAAAGTATGGACAGACTACTCACCGAGGAGTTTCAGACCAAGGCCACTGAATCGATCCGGGAGATCGTTAAAAGATTCAGGGGTTGTGCATCATGTTGTTCTGGCACTACATTATCTAGTCCAACTCCTAGGATAGGTGAGATCAGAGACCTTATGATTGACCCTGAGGCTTCTGAGTTGGTAAGTACCTTTGTTTCAGACATGGACAATCTTACCCAGTCTATCAGGGCATCCTGCTCCCCTGCACAGAGTGAGCAGATCCTTCTTGAAAACCATCAAAGTAAGATCTGGTCTTACACTGTTGGTTGTTACTACGACATGAAAAATACGCTGAAGAGGCTCCTTACCTGTCCAGAAAAAGGGGATCTCGCAAGTACATTTGTGGAGAGCACAAAAGATTCTTTCACAATGGTTCCAACTTTGTGCCTGGACATCGGTCATTCCAGTAATGGTGAGGCTGACACATCGGACTCCATTTCTTGTAAACCACTTTTAATAACCTCCTCATCTATGAATGAACAAAAAGGACAAAGTGAGACCCCAAAACCTCTCTTGGCTCTCAAAAAGTATTTGCAAGACCAAGTTCTCCTTGACACCGCAAAAGCGATTGCCAGCCAGGTTCTAGTCTTGTATAAGACTGAGGTGATGGAGAAGTTCTCATCTTCTGTTGGAGAGTGTGATTCTGAAGAGTCTCTGGAGGCCATTCTATTTGTGGATGGCATCATGTCTGACTTGAATGATTTCACCAGTTCTTGTTCCGCCTCACCATCTGAGTTGTTAGACAGTGAACAATGTCTCTCCCATCTCACTTTTCCACTTGGTCTGCAGGACAGCACCACCAACAGTGAATCTACCCAGAGTCTTCCAGTTATAAATATGAAGAAACTCTCCAGTGTGTCTTTCCAGACAAAGGCTAGAAAGGCAGTGAGTGAAGCTCTGAGATCTGTCAACCCCTTTACAAACAGCTTACTGGGAGACTCGGAAGCATCTAAATTGCTGGACACTTTTGTAACAGATGTGGAGACTATTGTTCAGTCCATGCAGGCACATGACTCTGAAAATTTCAAAATGTCAAAAGTGAGCACCCTTTCTGCTGCTCGTATTATATATCATAGATTTCGAGAAATGCTGAGGTGGTTTCTCACTCCCTGCCAAGACTCTGTAAAGGTCATCGATGGTGTTACACCAATACATAATGAGACTCTCAAACAGGCTCCTAGTGAAAGTTTAGATTCTCAGGTGACTTGTAGTAGTGATTCTCTTGAAATCCAAGCAGACCTTCAAACCTGTACCAAGGAGGTCATTAGTCAGATCCTCACTGTGTATCACTCCGAGGAATCCATGGAGGAATGCATATCTAGCCTAAAAGGAGATACAGAAGACCTGTCCAAGCTTTTGGATGCCGTTGTTTCTCAGATTGACGTCCTTGCCGCCTCCAAATCATATTTATTTGTTTATGACTATGCTGTCAATACACAGGACAATTTGCATGGTGAGATCAACAATATTGAGGAGGAGGCATCCTCTAGAAGTCTTAAATCCACAGCCTTTGACAAACTATGTACTGAGGAGTTTCAAACTAAAGCCTCACATATGGCTGGTGGGATCCTTCAATCAGGGTTAATTGGCATTGTAAATACCAACCTTGATGGTAGAAGTGCAGACATTTGTGCAGAGTCCAGTAATGAAAGTGATGTCAAAATCCTTCAGAAGAGTGGAACTCCATCTTTGTTCACCTCTTCTCTGCACACCAATTCTGCAGCATCCAACATTGTCATAAGCATCACTAAAGACCTTAATAGCTTCACCCAGATGACTAAAATGTCTGATGCTTCAGTGTCTGGCCAGTTAGAGAGATCCCTGTCAGCTTCAACCCTTCCTGTCAGTGTTCACAACGGGGCCAATGTGAAAGGAAAGATCATTTGGCCAGGCACTGTTAACCTGTTCAACAATGTGTTCACCAAGGTCAAGGATTTTTTTGCCCAGCAACAACCGGTCCTCCTAGACAATGTGGTTGAGGCCCCCAAACATGCCGAATCCATATGCAGAACAGCTACTTCTACACAAATGACTTACAGTGAACATGAAGGCAGCCAGATCAGCATGGTAAATTATTCCAAAACCTTAATTAGTCAGACTCTGATGACAATCCAGAGGAGAGTGTCTATGTCAGAGAGGATGAGCACCTCAGAGAAAGGCCTCTTGACTCGTTCCATCGTGGGCTCCATGTTGGAGTATGTTGACATGGTGAGAACTGATGGAAATGAGATACACCGGCCATCCTCCTCAAAGTCCTCCCTGTCCATCACCTCTGCCATGACCAGAGGGTCCCAGAGTGATTTTACAAATTCTCTTCCAGGCACTCCAGTCCCCAATGAGTGGCCTGTTGAAATCTATTGTCCTATCATTAGGAGTTCGGTCATTGATATGAGTGACTCCTCAACTCATTCACAAGGGTCAACAAATTACACAAGGCAAACCATTTCTGCCATAGTTGACACTGTTATGGAGGTCATTCCAAGAAAAGATACGGAACACATAGCAACTGCAGATGATGTCACTTCTTTTACAAGAAGACTTGCGAGACTCAGCCCCAGGGACGGTCTTCAGAACTTCTCACATGAGCTCACTGACAAAGTTTATGAGCTCATAAAAAGTCACAACACCCCCCAGGCTCTTTTTGTGCCAGCTGGCAAGAGCGTGTCTGACTCTATTCTTTTGAAGCTGAAGACAGGATTGAATGCTTCTGAAGAATCCAGGGAGTTTCCATCTGACCTTGTGTACTCCTTTGCTACGGAGTCAATAAAACGTCTGCTACAGCAGATTGTCTTCTGGCTTCCTCCACCATCACAAGGATCCGATTTCTGCCAAACTGTCATCTCTGATGGTTCTCTGCAGGACACAAGTCAGCTTATCCCGAGCTCTTCTGCCATCTCCATTAGTTCCTCACAGGTTTACTGTGACACAAAGAGCCTTTTCACCAATATAATGGTCAATCAGGTCATGGATACCTGTTCTGTGGCCTCCAGTTCATCAGAAGAATTATCAGAGTTGATGAACATAATCAATGGGTTGTCCCCAACTGATGCTGGAACACTTGACTCTGACAGACCGGCTCTCATGACCACTAGCCGTCAGTCTAGTGCCAAATCATTGCCTAGAACCTCTCTGTCTGGCAGCAGCAGCACACACAACGGTGGAACTGTGGATATTCAAGTTTTAGGAGAGGTGGAATCCAAGATGGACAACAAAGATCTGGAGATGTGTAGTGTCTCTGTGTATCCATCAACTCCATCAGCCATGGACTCTGATACACATGCATCATTTGACTCCACTAGCAATGACTACACCTCTTTGGTACTTTTACTGATTGTTAGATTGCTGTCAATGATCACCCCTATCACATTACTGGAATCCTCTGACATTGGTGAAACATCAAGAGTTCTCACAAAGAGGATTCTGTCTGAGTTCTGTGGCACCTCAGGCCTTGAACCAACTCAAGCCTACCCCCAGAATCTGAAAATCAAAAAGATTTTCAAGGCTGTCTACAAGGGGCTTCTTCAAGAATTTGGGTCAGAGAAGATGCTCCAGGTTGCAATGAAGTCAACGGATTATGCATTTGACGATGCCCTGGTCAAATCATTAACTAGGGAACTACTAACTAAATGCAATGAGGCTAGCTCTTCACCTCCCTCCATGACCCAGTTGTCATCACACAATGCACTTGGCAGTGACGAGGTAGGTAATTCTGGGCTTCCAACAACTGGTAGAAaggaaaagaagagaggaagattcagcTCTCTCTGTGGACTCAACCCAAAG TGTACAAAGAAGGTCAACAAGAAGAACCACTGCATTCCAACACCTTCCCAGAACCAGACCCCTGCCGTCAGTGAAACAG attATGCCTGCCCACCCCATAACCCTACAGCCAACACGACGCCATATacttggtctgtggttgtgaggccggttggacatactgccaaattctctaaaacggcattgaaggcggcttatg caATTGTCAAAGATCAAGAATCCTGCCAAACAGAGAGTGTATGCTCCACCAAGAAGAAACCAAGGAAGCGTTCGCTCATTTCCAGGATGTTTTCAGCTATAGGCAAAGCCTTTTCCAGTCCCTTTACTTCCTGCTATAAAAAGAAGAGCACCTAA